A region from the Pseudonocardia petroleophila genome encodes:
- a CDS encoding XRE family transcriptional regulator, which yields MERTAPLAAIAAALRRERERMGLSLTELARRAGIAKSTLSQLESGTGNPSVETLWAIAVVLDVPFSRLVDPVESPVRVVRAGEGLALTSEHSPFTGTLLAACPPGARRDLHVITAEPGPAREAHAHIPGTTEHLLVTAGRWRAGPVGGEVELAVGDYARFPGDRAHTYQALVPGCAGVLVMEYV from the coding sequence ATGGAACGAACGGCACCGCTCGCGGCGATCGCCGCCGCGCTGCGCCGCGAGCGCGAGCGGATGGGCCTCTCGCTCACCGAGCTGGCGCGGCGGGCGGGGATCGCGAAGTCGACGCTGTCGCAGCTGGAGTCGGGCACCGGCAACCCGAGCGTGGAGACGCTGTGGGCGATCGCGGTCGTGCTCGACGTCCCGTTCAGCCGGCTCGTCGACCCCGTCGAGTCCCCGGTGCGGGTGGTCCGCGCGGGCGAGGGGCTCGCGCTGACCTCGGAGCACTCCCCGTTCACCGGCACCCTGCTCGCCGCCTGCCCGCCCGGGGCGCGGCGCGACCTGCACGTCATCACCGCGGAGCCGGGCCCGGCGCGCGAGGCCCACGCCCACATCCCCGGCACCACCGAGCACCTGCTCGTCACGGCGGGACGGTGGCGGGCGGGACCGGTGGGCGGGGAGGTGGAGCTCGCCGTCGGCGACTACGCCCGCTTCCCCGGCGACCGCGCGCACACCTACCAGGCGCTGGTCCCCGGGTGCGCCGGGGTGCTGGTGATGGAGTACGTCTGA
- a CDS encoding AzlC family ABC transporter permease, which translates to MRSLNRTDGLRDVLALASAVGVVGASFGALAAAAGIPLALAVGMSLLVFAGGSQFLVVSVVAAGGSPVAAVVAGLLINARHLPFGLAMASVVGRSWPRRLLGAHVLIDESVAFARGRGARAFWTSGVALFVFWNVGTVVGVLGGAAVPDTDAFGIDAAFPAALLALLFPGLRAADARRVGLTAAALALVATPFLPPGLPVLVGLLGLVVAGRAPAAATPPAATPPAGTPDRGPAS; encoded by the coding sequence ATGCGTTCGCTGAATCGAACGGACGGCCTGCGGGACGTCCTGGCGCTCGCCTCCGCGGTCGGGGTGGTCGGGGCGTCGTTCGGGGCGCTCGCCGCCGCGGCCGGCATCCCGCTCGCCCTCGCCGTGGGGATGTCGCTGCTGGTGTTCGCGGGGGGATCGCAGTTCCTCGTGGTGAGCGTGGTCGCGGCGGGCGGGAGCCCGGTCGCCGCGGTCGTCGCCGGGCTGCTGATCAACGCCCGGCACCTGCCGTTCGGGCTGGCCATGGCCTCCGTCGTCGGCCGGTCCTGGCCGCGTCGGCTGCTCGGCGCGCACGTCCTCATCGACGAGTCGGTCGCCTTCGCCCGCGGCCGGGGCGCCCGCGCGTTCTGGACCAGCGGCGTCGCGCTGTTCGTGTTCTGGAACGTCGGCACCGTCGTCGGGGTCCTCGGCGGGGCCGCCGTGCCCGACACCGACGCGTTCGGCATCGACGCCGCCTTCCCCGCCGCCCTGCTCGCCCTGCTGTTCCCCGGCCTGCGCGCGGCCGACGCCCGCCGGGTCGGGCTGACGGCCGCGGCCCTCGCGCTCGTCGCCACGCCGTTCCTCCCGCCGGGTCTCCCGGTGCTGGTCGGCCTGCTCGGCCTGGTCGTGGCCGGGCGCGCGCCTGCCGCCGCGACGCCGCCCGCCGCGACACCGCCCGCCGGGACACCGGACCGGGGGCCGGCGTCGTGA
- a CDS encoding SDR family oxidoreductase — protein MIGATGYVGARLVPHLLSAGHAVRVLVRDPAKLDRLPWAHDVERVVGDVDSAADRACTGVEAVFYLVHSMDGPGYAGRDRAAAERLAAAAGEAGVRRVVYLGGLQPAGEENSEHLASRRETGDALLAGPVPAAVLQAGIVVGAGSASFEMIRHLATLSPVLPLPDRAWNAVQPIGIDDVLHHLTACLELAPEVNRTFDIGGAEVLSFRELMTGFATVAGRFRPLTVPLPVSAPRMLARAVEALTPVDRHLAGPLLESMAHDLVVRDDPPNGPPPGGPTPYAETVRRALAEEGAAGRAATDLPEPVLHGEHVEDVEAPAAVLWEVISGIGGDNGWYTVPGVWALRGGIDRLLGGVGARRTRAARPVEGAALDWWRVEEVDEGRSLTLRAETKLPGTVHLELRAEPVDAGRSRYVQRVVFRPDGLTGRAYWYAQLPAHDFVFAVMARTIAGVARTRARRGAATRRAATRRAQPA, from the coding sequence GTGATCGGGGCGACCGGCTACGTCGGCGCCCGCCTCGTGCCCCATCTGCTGTCCGCGGGACACGCCGTCCGCGTCCTCGTCCGCGACCCGGCGAAGCTGGACCGCCTGCCGTGGGCCCACGACGTCGAGCGCGTCGTCGGCGACGTCGACTCCGCGGCCGACCGCGCCTGCACCGGCGTGGAGGCCGTGTTCTACCTCGTGCACTCCATGGACGGCCCCGGGTACGCCGGTCGTGACCGCGCCGCCGCCGAGCGCCTGGCGGCCGCCGCGGGGGAGGCCGGCGTGCGGCGCGTGGTCTACCTGGGCGGGCTGCAACCGGCCGGGGAGGAGAACTCCGAGCACCTCGCGTCGCGCCGCGAGACCGGTGACGCCCTGCTCGCCGGACCGGTGCCCGCCGCGGTGCTGCAGGCCGGGATCGTCGTCGGGGCGGGGTCGGCGAGCTTCGAGATGATCCGCCACCTCGCCACGCTGTCGCCGGTCCTGCCGCTGCCCGACCGCGCCTGGAACGCCGTGCAGCCCATCGGCATCGACGACGTCCTGCACCACCTGACGGCCTGCCTCGAGCTCGCACCCGAGGTCAACCGCACCTTCGACATCGGCGGCGCGGAGGTCCTGTCCTTCCGCGAGCTGATGACCGGCTTCGCCACCGTCGCGGGGAGGTTCCGCCCGCTGACCGTGCCGCTGCCGGTGTCGGCGCCGCGGATGCTCGCCCGCGCCGTGGAGGCGCTGACCCCGGTCGACCGGCACCTCGCCGGGCCGCTGCTGGAGTCCATGGCGCACGACCTGGTCGTCCGCGACGACCCGCCGAACGGCCCCCCGCCCGGCGGCCCCACCCCCTACGCGGAGACGGTCCGGCGCGCGCTGGCCGAGGAGGGCGCGGCCGGGCGCGCGGCCACCGACCTGCCCGAACCGGTGCTGCACGGCGAGCACGTCGAGGACGTCGAGGCGCCCGCGGCGGTGCTGTGGGAGGTGATCAGCGGCATCGGCGGCGACAACGGCTGGTACACGGTGCCCGGGGTGTGGGCGCTGCGCGGCGGGATCGACCGGCTGCTCGGCGGCGTCGGGGCCCGGCGCACGCGCGCCGCCCGCCCGGTGGAGGGCGCGGCACTGGACTGGTGGCGCGTGGAGGAGGTCGACGAGGGCCGCTCGCTGACGCTGCGCGCGGAGACCAAGCTGCCCGGCACCGTGCACCTGGAGCTGCGCGCCGAGCCCGTCGACGCCGGCCGCAGCCGTTACGTCCAGCGCGTCGTGTTCCGCCCGGACGGCCTGACCGGCCGCGCCTACTGGTACGCCCAGCTCCCCGCGCACGACTTCGTGTTCGCGGTGATGGCGCGGACGATCGCGGGCGTGGCCCGGACCCGGGCTAGGCGAGGGGCGGCGACGCGGCGGGCGGCGACGCGGCGGGCACAGCCGGCCTGA
- a CDS encoding glycoside hydrolase family 16 protein — MRRQVTVGGLVALALLTGSVVAHAAPAARDCGGVESAASGLVAGADDPADDPGDDDTGDDSDGDGDTGDGDAAAGDDASGDDASGDDAVDDDTAADDPADGDDPADGDDSADGDSADGDSADGDSADDGDSADDGDSADDGDAADDSAGDGSGDDDAAVEPTDGDSSDDGSVDDTTDPSADEPADGPPTGDTPDTDEPAAASTDEPGTDDGTGDPAAGAPDETAAGGEACAAPTAAEALGWGEPAMADEFDGPLAGAWRVYSGTGFDGQGTRTADALTVDDGVLTITGDAAGATGGMAWSAGQEYGRWEARVRTPASDPSYNAVLLLWPDDPAAAGREIDFMEMLDPTRRTANAFVHPGAEAAPVMGEIAVDGTAWHTWAVEWTPTSVTTFLDGVEWWRVDDPALVPSGPMHLCLQLDWFPTGAADVQESSMQVDWVRQYALPAGAAAADVPPVSADPTGIDPSGADPTGTPDDVTAASEGGPAPRLAEGAPDAPARPGLIPHPVRIG, encoded by the coding sequence ATGAGGCGACAGGTGACGGTCGGGGGTCTGGTGGCCCTCGCGCTGCTGACCGGTTCCGTGGTGGCCCACGCCGCCCCGGCGGCGCGGGACTGCGGGGGAGTGGAGAGCGCGGCGTCGGGCCTGGTCGCGGGTGCGGACGATCCGGCCGACGACCCCGGTGACGACGACACCGGCGACGACTCCGATGGTGACGGCGACACCGGCGACGGCGACGCTGCGGCCGGTGACGACGCTTCCGGTGACGACGCTTCCGGCGACGACGCCGTGGACGACGACACGGCCGCCGACGACCCCGCGGACGGCGACGACCCCGCGGACGGCGACGACTCCGCTGACGGCGACTCCGCTGACGGCGACTCCGCTGACGGCGACTCCGCAGACGACGGCGACTCCGCAGACGACGGCGACAGCGCAGACGACGGCGACGCCGCTGACGACTCCGCCGGCGACGGGTCGGGGGACGACGACGCGGCCGTCGAGCCCACGGACGGCGACTCGTCCGATGACGGCTCCGTGGACGACACGACCGACCCCTCCGCCGACGAGCCCGCGGACGGCCCGCCCACCGGCGACACGCCCGACACCGACGAGCCCGCGGCCGCCTCGACCGACGAGCCCGGCACCGACGACGGCACCGGCGACCCCGCCGCGGGCGCGCCGGACGAGACCGCGGCCGGAGGGGAGGCCTGCGCCGCCCCGACCGCCGCGGAAGCGCTGGGCTGGGGCGAGCCCGCGATGGCCGACGAGTTCGACGGTCCGCTGGCCGGGGCGTGGCGGGTCTACTCCGGCACCGGGTTCGACGGGCAGGGCACCCGCACCGCGGACGCACTGACCGTCGACGACGGCGTCCTCACCATCACCGGCGACGCCGCGGGCGCGACCGGGGGGATGGCGTGGTCGGCGGGCCAGGAGTACGGGCGCTGGGAGGCGCGGGTGCGCACCCCGGCGAGCGACCCGTCGTACAACGCGGTCCTGCTGCTGTGGCCCGACGACCCCGCCGCCGCCGGTCGCGAGATCGACTTCATGGAGATGCTCGACCCCACCCGCCGCACCGCGAACGCCTTCGTCCACCCCGGCGCGGAGGCGGCCCCGGTGATGGGCGAGATCGCCGTCGACGGCACCGCGTGGCACACCTGGGCGGTCGAGTGGACCCCGACGTCGGTCACCACCTTCCTCGACGGCGTCGAGTGGTGGCGCGTCGACGACCCCGCCCTCGTCCCGTCCGGCCCGATGCACCTGTGCCTGCAGCTGGACTGGTTCCCGACCGGGGCCGCGGACGTGCAGGAGTCGTCGATGCAGGTCGACTGGGTGCGCCAGTACGCGCTCCCGGCGGGCGCCGCCGCGGCCGACGTCCCGCCCGTCTCCGCCGACCCGACGGGGATCGACCCGTCCGGCGCCGACCCGACGGGCACCCCGGACGACGTCACCGCCGCGTCCGAGGGCGGACCGGCCCCCCGCCTCGCGGAGGGCGCACCGGACGCCCCGGCCCGCCCGGGCCTGATCCCCCACCCCGTCCGCATCGGCTGA
- a CDS encoding AzlD domain-containing protein, translating to MTWPAVLALAAGTYLLRLSGLVLRDRMTLSPRLERLLDLGATALLVALLATAALTQDGGFAGWARTGGVAVGALAAWRRVPFVVVVVLAAATTAGLRLLGVQ from the coding sequence GTGACCTGGCCCGCCGTCCTCGCCCTCGCCGCCGGCACCTACCTGCTGCGACTGTCCGGCCTGGTCCTGCGCGACCGGATGACGCTGTCCCCGCGCCTGGAGCGCCTGCTCGACCTCGGAGCGACCGCGCTGCTCGTCGCCCTGCTCGCCACCGCCGCGCTCACCCAGGACGGCGGGTTCGCGGGCTGGGCGCGCACCGGGGGCGTCGCGGTCGGGGCGCTGGCCGCGTGGCGGCGGGTGCCGTTCGTCGTGGTCGTGGTGCTCGCCGCCGCCACGACGGCGGGGCTGCGCCTCCTCGGGGTGCAGTGA